A region from the Prionailurus viverrinus isolate Anna chromosome E2, UM_Priviv_1.0, whole genome shotgun sequence genome encodes:
- the SCAF1 gene encoding splicing factor, arginine/serine-rich 19 isoform X1: protein MEEEDESRGKTEESGEDLGDGPPDRDPTLSPSAFILRAIQQAVGSSLQGDLPNDKDGSRCHGLRWRGCRSPRSEPRSQESGGTDTATVLDMAADSFLAGLVSVLDPPDTWVPSHLDLRPGESEDMLELVAEVRIGDRDPIPLPVPSLLPRLRAWRTGKTVSPQSHSSRPSCARHLLTLGTGDGGPAPPPAPSSASSSPSPSPSSSSPSPPPPPPPPAPPAPPAPRFDIYDPFHPTDEAYSPPPAPEQKYDPFEPTGSNPSSSAGTPSPEEEEEEEEEEEEEEEEEEEEEEEGLSQSISRISETLAGIYDDNSLSQDFPGDESPRPDPQPPQPTPAPGTPPQVDSTRVDGATRRRVFVVGTEAEACREGKVSVEVVTAGGAAIPPTLLPPGDSEIEEGEIVQPEEEPRVAVSLFRAAGRAARPPPAASAPPAAQPPPPPPAPRAPEGDDFLSLHAESDGEGALQVDLGEPAPAPPTADTRWGGLDLRRKILTQRRERYRQRSPSPAAAAAPAGPPTRKKSRRERKRSGGEAKEAASSSSSAQPAPPAPASPWDSKKHRSRDRKPGSHASSSARRRSRSRSARRRSRSTDRRRGGSRRSRSREKRRRRRRSASPPPATSSSSSSRRERHRGKHRDGGGGKKKKKRSRSRGEKRSGDSEKAPVPTQPPSGSSSLGGERDSRRRGAVPPSIQDLTDHDLFAIKRTITVGRPDKSDPRGPSPAPASSPKREVLYDSEGLSAEERGGKSGEKDRRRSGAASSSSSSREKGSRRKALDGGDRDRDRDRDRDRDRSSKKARPPKESAPSSGPPPKPPVSSGSGSSSSSCSSSSRKVKLQSKVAVLIREGVSSTTPAKEAASAGLGSIGVKFSRDRESRSPFLKPDERAPAEVAKAAPGSTKPKKTKVKAKAGAKKAKGTKGKTKPSKTRKKIRSGGSGGGSGGPATLKKSKADSCSQAAGAKGVEETSWSGEERAAKAPSTPPPKAAPPPPALTPDSQTVDSSCKTPEVSFLPEEAAEEAGVRGGAEEEEEEEEEEEEEEEEEEQQPATTTATSTAAAAPSTAPSAGSTAGDSGAEDGPATRVSQLPTLPPPMPWNLPAGVDCTTSGVLALTALLFKMEEANLASRAKAQELIQATNQILSHRKPPSSLGVTPAPVPTSLGLPPGPSSYLLPGSLPLGGCGSTPPTPTGLAAASDKREGSSSSEGRGDTDKYLKKLHTQERAVEEVKLAIKPYYQKKDITKEEYKDILRKAVHKICHSKSGEINPVKVSNLVRAYVQRYRYFRKHGRKPGDPPGPPRPPKEPGPPDKGGPGLPLPPL, encoded by the exons ATGGAGGAAGAAGATGAGTCTCGAGGGAAGACAGAGGAGTCGGGCGAGGATCTGGGCGATGGTCCCCCGGACAGAGACCCCACgctttctccttctgcctttaTCCTG CGGGCCATTCAGCAGGCTGTGGGAAGTTCCCTGCAGGGGGATCTGCCAAATGATAAAG ATGGCTCCCGGTGTCACGGCCTTCGATGGAGGGGCTGCCGGAGCCCACGGTCAGAGCCCCGTTCCCAGGAGTCAGGGGGAACTGACACGGCTACT GTGTTGGACATGGCCGCAGACAGCTTCCTCGCGGGGCTGGTGAGCGTTCTGGATCCCCCAGATACCTGGGTTCCCAGCCACCTGGACCTTCGGCCTGGCGA AAGCGAGGACATGCTGGAGCTGGTGGCCGAGGTCCGAATCGGGGACAGGGATCCCATCCCTCTGCCGGTGCCTAGCCTGCTGCCccgtctcagggcctggaggacaGGCAAAACGG TGTCTCCGCAGTCTCACTCCTCACGACCCTCCTGTGCCCGTCACCTCCTTACCTTGGGCACTGGAGACGggggccctgccccaccccctgccccatcctctgcgtcctcctccccctccccttccccctcatcCTCCTCCCCTTCGCCTCCCCCgcctccacctcctccagcccccccagccccacctgccccccgATTCGACATCTATGACCCCTTCCACCCCACCGACGAGGCCTATTCCCCACCACCTGCTCCGGAGCAGAAGTACGACCCCTTCGAGCCCACTGGCTCCAACCCCAGCTCCTCAGCGGGGACTCCTTCacccgaggaggaggaggaggaagaggaggaagaggaagaagaggaggaagaagaggaagaagaggaggaagaaggcttGTCCCAGAGCATCAGCCGCATCTCCGAGACCCTGGCGGGCATCTACGATGACAACAGTCTGAGCCAGGACTTCCCAGGTGATGAGAGCCCCCGCCcggacccccagcccccacaaCCGACTCCGGCCCCTGGAACGCCTCCACAGGTGGACTCCACCCGGGTGGACGGAGCCACCCGCCGTCGCGTCTTCGTGGTGGGGACGGAGGCGGAGGCCTGTCGGGAAGGCAAGGTCTCTGTGGAGGTGGTGACGGCCGGCGGAGCCGCCATCCCGCCAACCCTGCTGCCACCGGGAGACTCCGAGATCGAGGAGGGCGAGATCGTCCAGCCGGAGGAGGAGCCCAGGGTGGCAGTCTCCCTCTTCCGGGCCGCTGGCCGGGCGGCGCGACCCCCTCCTGCAGCCTCAGCGCCCCCGGcggcccagcccccgcccccgccacctgCCCCCCGCGCCCCCGAGGGGGACGACTTCTTGTCTCTGCACGCCGAGTCAGACGGCGAGGGCGCCCTGCAGGTGGACCTGGGGGagccggcgcccgccccgccgACCGCGGACACGCGCTGGGGCGGCCTGGACCTGCGCCGCAAGATCCTGACCCAGCGTCGGGAGCGCTACCGCCAGCGCTCGCCctccccggccgccgccgccgcccccgcggGCCCCCCCACCCGCAAGAAGTCGAGGCGGGAGCGCAAGCGGAGCGGCGGCGAGGCCAAGGAGGCCGCGTCGTCGTCGTCCAGCGCGCAGCCTGCCCCTCCGGCCCCGGCCTCCCCCTGGGACTCCAAGAAGCACCGCTCCCGGGACCGCAAGCCGGGCTCTCACGCCTCGTCGTCCGCCCGCCGCCGCTCGCGGTCCCGCTCCGCCCGCCGCCGCTCGCGCAGCACCGACCGCCGCCGCGGGGGCAGCCGCAGGTCGCGGTCCCGGGagaagcggcggcggcggcggcgctcggcctccccgcccccggccacATCCTCGTCGTCGTCCTCGAGGCGTGAGCGACACCGTGGCAAGCACCGAGACGGCGGCGGcggcaagaagaagaagaagcggTCGCGGTCCCGGGGCGAGAAGCGGTCTGGGGACAGCGAGAAGGCCCCGGTGCCCACCCAGCCGCCCTCCGGCTCCAGCTCCCTGGGCGGAGAGCGTGACAGCCGCCGCAGGGGGGCGGTGCCACCTTCCATCCAGGACCTCACGGACCACGATCTCTTCGCCATCAAGCGGACCATCACCGTGGGCCGGCCGGACAAGTCCGACCCCCGAGGCCCGTCGCCGGCCCCGGCCTCGTCGCCCAAGCGCGAGGTCCTGTACGACTCAGAGGGACTGAGTGCCGAGGAGCGGGGGGGCAAGAGCGGCGAGAAGGACCGGCGCCGCTCCGgggccgcctcctcctcctcttcctcccggGAGAAGGGATCACGGCGGAAGGCGCTGGATGGGGGGGATCGGGACCGGGACAGGGACAGAGATAGGGACAGGGACAGGTCATCCAAGAAGGCTCGGCCTCCCAAGGAGTCAGCGCCCTCCTCGGGGCCTCCGCCAAAGCCACCGGTCAGCAGCGGCTCCGGCTCGTCCTCCTCGTcgtgctcctcctcctcccggaAGGTGAAGCTGCAGTCTAAGGTGGCGGTGCTGATCCGCGAAGGCGTCAGCAGCACCACGCCGGCCAAGGAGGCCGCATCCGCTGGCCTGGGCTCCATCGGAGTCAAGTTCAGCCGCGACCGGGAGAGCCGCTCCCCTTTCCTCAAGCCCGACGAGCGGGCCCCTGCAGAGGTGGCCAAAGCAGCTCCGGGCAGCACCAAGCCCAAAAAGACCAAGGTCAAGGCCAAGGCTGGGGCCAAGAAAGCCAAGGGGACCAAGGGAAAGACCAAGCCATCCAAGACCAGGAAAAAGATCCGCAGCGGGGGCAGCGGTGGGGGCAGCGGCGGCCCTGCGACGCTGAAGAAGTCCAAGGCGGATAGCTGCAGCCAGGCAGCGGGGGCCAAGGGGGTAGAGGAGACTTCCTGGTCCGGGGAAGAGCGGGCGGCCAAGGCCCCTAGCACCCCGCCCCCTaaggcagcccctcccccccctgcACTCACACCGGACTCCCAGACCGTGGACAGCAGCTGCAAGACCCCCGAGGTCTCCTTCCTTCCCGAGGAGGCCGCTGAGGAGGCTGGGGTCCGAGgcggggcagaggaggaggaggaggaagaggaggaggaggaggaagaagaggaggaggaagagcagcaGCCTGCCACCACCACGGCCACCAGCACGGCCGCAGCTGCCCCGAGCACTGCCCCTAGCGCGGGGTCCACAGCCGGTGACTCAGGGGCAGAGGATGGACCGGCTACCCGTGTCTCCCAGCTGCCCACGCTGCCCCCGCCCATGCCCTGGAACCTGCCTGCTGGTGtggactgcaccaccagcggtGTCCTGGCCT TGACTGCACTTCTCTTCAAGATGGAAGAAGCCAATCTGGCGAGCCGAGCAAAGGCCCAGGAGCTGATCCAGGCCACCAACCAG ATCCTCAGCCACCGAAAGCCACCCTCCAGTCTGGGGGTGACCCCAGCTCCTGTGCCCACCTCTCTGGGTCTGCCCCCTGGCCCCTCCAGCTACCTGCTCCCTGGCAGCCTCCCCCTGGGGGGCTGCGgctctacccctcccacccccactgggCTGGCTGCAGCATCTGACAAGCGAGAGGGCAGCAGCAGCTCCGAGGGACGTGGGGACACAGACAAG TATCTGAAGAAGCTGCACACGCAGGAGAGGGCAGTGGAGGAGGTGAAGCTGGCCATCAAGCCGTACTATCAGAAGAAGGACATCACCAAGGAGGAGTACAAGGACATCCTGAGGAAGGCTGTCCACAAG ATCTGCCACAGCAAAAGCGGGGAGATCAACCCAGTGAAGGTGAGCAACTTGGTGCGGGCCTACGTCCAACGCTACCGCTACTTCCGCAAGCATGGCCGCAAGCCGGGGGACCCCCCAGGGCCCCCGCGGCCGCCCAAGGAGCCTGGACCCCCTGACAAGGGTGGCCCAGGCCTGCCCTTGCCCCCTCTCTGA
- the SCAF1 gene encoding splicing factor, arginine/serine-rich 19 isoform X2 — translation MAADSFLAGLVSVLDPPDTWVPSHLDLRPGESEDMLELVAEVRIGDRDPIPLPVPSLLPRLRAWRTGKTVSPQSHSSRPSCARHLLTLGTGDGGPAPPPAPSSASSSPSPSPSSSSPSPPPPPPPPAPPAPPAPRFDIYDPFHPTDEAYSPPPAPEQKYDPFEPTGSNPSSSAGTPSPEEEEEEEEEEEEEEEEEEEEEEEGLSQSISRISETLAGIYDDNSLSQDFPGDESPRPDPQPPQPTPAPGTPPQVDSTRVDGATRRRVFVVGTEAEACREGKVSVEVVTAGGAAIPPTLLPPGDSEIEEGEIVQPEEEPRVAVSLFRAAGRAARPPPAASAPPAAQPPPPPPAPRAPEGDDFLSLHAESDGEGALQVDLGEPAPAPPTADTRWGGLDLRRKILTQRRERYRQRSPSPAAAAAPAGPPTRKKSRRERKRSGGEAKEAASSSSSAQPAPPAPASPWDSKKHRSRDRKPGSHASSSARRRSRSRSARRRSRSTDRRRGGSRRSRSREKRRRRRRSASPPPATSSSSSSRRERHRGKHRDGGGGKKKKKRSRSRGEKRSGDSEKAPVPTQPPSGSSSLGGERDSRRRGAVPPSIQDLTDHDLFAIKRTITVGRPDKSDPRGPSPAPASSPKREVLYDSEGLSAEERGGKSGEKDRRRSGAASSSSSSREKGSRRKALDGGDRDRDRDRDRDRDRSSKKARPPKESAPSSGPPPKPPVSSGSGSSSSSCSSSSRKVKLQSKVAVLIREGVSSTTPAKEAASAGLGSIGVKFSRDRESRSPFLKPDERAPAEVAKAAPGSTKPKKTKVKAKAGAKKAKGTKGKTKPSKTRKKIRSGGSGGGSGGPATLKKSKADSCSQAAGAKGVEETSWSGEERAAKAPSTPPPKAAPPPPALTPDSQTVDSSCKTPEVSFLPEEAAEEAGVRGGAEEEEEEEEEEEEEEEEEEQQPATTTATSTAAAAPSTAPSAGSTAGDSGAEDGPATRVSQLPTLPPPMPWNLPAGVDCTTSGVLALTALLFKMEEANLASRAKAQELIQATNQILSHRKPPSSLGVTPAPVPTSLGLPPGPSSYLLPGSLPLGGCGSTPPTPTGLAAASDKREGSSSSEGRGDTDKYLKKLHTQERAVEEVKLAIKPYYQKKDITKEEYKDILRKAVHKICHSKSGEINPVKVSNLVRAYVQRYRYFRKHGRKPGDPPGPPRPPKEPGPPDKGGPGLPLPPL, via the exons ATGGCCGCAGACAGCTTCCTCGCGGGGCTGGTGAGCGTTCTGGATCCCCCAGATACCTGGGTTCCCAGCCACCTGGACCTTCGGCCTGGCGA AAGCGAGGACATGCTGGAGCTGGTGGCCGAGGTCCGAATCGGGGACAGGGATCCCATCCCTCTGCCGGTGCCTAGCCTGCTGCCccgtctcagggcctggaggacaGGCAAAACGG TGTCTCCGCAGTCTCACTCCTCACGACCCTCCTGTGCCCGTCACCTCCTTACCTTGGGCACTGGAGACGggggccctgccccaccccctgccccatcctctgcgtcctcctccccctccccttccccctcatcCTCCTCCCCTTCGCCTCCCCCgcctccacctcctccagcccccccagccccacctgccccccgATTCGACATCTATGACCCCTTCCACCCCACCGACGAGGCCTATTCCCCACCACCTGCTCCGGAGCAGAAGTACGACCCCTTCGAGCCCACTGGCTCCAACCCCAGCTCCTCAGCGGGGACTCCTTCacccgaggaggaggaggaggaagaggaggaagaggaagaagaggaggaagaagaggaagaagaggaggaagaaggcttGTCCCAGAGCATCAGCCGCATCTCCGAGACCCTGGCGGGCATCTACGATGACAACAGTCTGAGCCAGGACTTCCCAGGTGATGAGAGCCCCCGCCcggacccccagcccccacaaCCGACTCCGGCCCCTGGAACGCCTCCACAGGTGGACTCCACCCGGGTGGACGGAGCCACCCGCCGTCGCGTCTTCGTGGTGGGGACGGAGGCGGAGGCCTGTCGGGAAGGCAAGGTCTCTGTGGAGGTGGTGACGGCCGGCGGAGCCGCCATCCCGCCAACCCTGCTGCCACCGGGAGACTCCGAGATCGAGGAGGGCGAGATCGTCCAGCCGGAGGAGGAGCCCAGGGTGGCAGTCTCCCTCTTCCGGGCCGCTGGCCGGGCGGCGCGACCCCCTCCTGCAGCCTCAGCGCCCCCGGcggcccagcccccgcccccgccacctgCCCCCCGCGCCCCCGAGGGGGACGACTTCTTGTCTCTGCACGCCGAGTCAGACGGCGAGGGCGCCCTGCAGGTGGACCTGGGGGagccggcgcccgccccgccgACCGCGGACACGCGCTGGGGCGGCCTGGACCTGCGCCGCAAGATCCTGACCCAGCGTCGGGAGCGCTACCGCCAGCGCTCGCCctccccggccgccgccgccgcccccgcggGCCCCCCCACCCGCAAGAAGTCGAGGCGGGAGCGCAAGCGGAGCGGCGGCGAGGCCAAGGAGGCCGCGTCGTCGTCGTCCAGCGCGCAGCCTGCCCCTCCGGCCCCGGCCTCCCCCTGGGACTCCAAGAAGCACCGCTCCCGGGACCGCAAGCCGGGCTCTCACGCCTCGTCGTCCGCCCGCCGCCGCTCGCGGTCCCGCTCCGCCCGCCGCCGCTCGCGCAGCACCGACCGCCGCCGCGGGGGCAGCCGCAGGTCGCGGTCCCGGGagaagcggcggcggcggcggcgctcggcctccccgcccccggccacATCCTCGTCGTCGTCCTCGAGGCGTGAGCGACACCGTGGCAAGCACCGAGACGGCGGCGGcggcaagaagaagaagaagcggTCGCGGTCCCGGGGCGAGAAGCGGTCTGGGGACAGCGAGAAGGCCCCGGTGCCCACCCAGCCGCCCTCCGGCTCCAGCTCCCTGGGCGGAGAGCGTGACAGCCGCCGCAGGGGGGCGGTGCCACCTTCCATCCAGGACCTCACGGACCACGATCTCTTCGCCATCAAGCGGACCATCACCGTGGGCCGGCCGGACAAGTCCGACCCCCGAGGCCCGTCGCCGGCCCCGGCCTCGTCGCCCAAGCGCGAGGTCCTGTACGACTCAGAGGGACTGAGTGCCGAGGAGCGGGGGGGCAAGAGCGGCGAGAAGGACCGGCGCCGCTCCGgggccgcctcctcctcctcttcctcccggGAGAAGGGATCACGGCGGAAGGCGCTGGATGGGGGGGATCGGGACCGGGACAGGGACAGAGATAGGGACAGGGACAGGTCATCCAAGAAGGCTCGGCCTCCCAAGGAGTCAGCGCCCTCCTCGGGGCCTCCGCCAAAGCCACCGGTCAGCAGCGGCTCCGGCTCGTCCTCCTCGTcgtgctcctcctcctcccggaAGGTGAAGCTGCAGTCTAAGGTGGCGGTGCTGATCCGCGAAGGCGTCAGCAGCACCACGCCGGCCAAGGAGGCCGCATCCGCTGGCCTGGGCTCCATCGGAGTCAAGTTCAGCCGCGACCGGGAGAGCCGCTCCCCTTTCCTCAAGCCCGACGAGCGGGCCCCTGCAGAGGTGGCCAAAGCAGCTCCGGGCAGCACCAAGCCCAAAAAGACCAAGGTCAAGGCCAAGGCTGGGGCCAAGAAAGCCAAGGGGACCAAGGGAAAGACCAAGCCATCCAAGACCAGGAAAAAGATCCGCAGCGGGGGCAGCGGTGGGGGCAGCGGCGGCCCTGCGACGCTGAAGAAGTCCAAGGCGGATAGCTGCAGCCAGGCAGCGGGGGCCAAGGGGGTAGAGGAGACTTCCTGGTCCGGGGAAGAGCGGGCGGCCAAGGCCCCTAGCACCCCGCCCCCTaaggcagcccctcccccccctgcACTCACACCGGACTCCCAGACCGTGGACAGCAGCTGCAAGACCCCCGAGGTCTCCTTCCTTCCCGAGGAGGCCGCTGAGGAGGCTGGGGTCCGAGgcggggcagaggaggaggaggaggaagaggaggaggaggaggaagaagaggaggaggaagagcagcaGCCTGCCACCACCACGGCCACCAGCACGGCCGCAGCTGCCCCGAGCACTGCCCCTAGCGCGGGGTCCACAGCCGGTGACTCAGGGGCAGAGGATGGACCGGCTACCCGTGTCTCCCAGCTGCCCACGCTGCCCCCGCCCATGCCCTGGAACCTGCCTGCTGGTGtggactgcaccaccagcggtGTCCTGGCCT TGACTGCACTTCTCTTCAAGATGGAAGAAGCCAATCTGGCGAGCCGAGCAAAGGCCCAGGAGCTGATCCAGGCCACCAACCAG ATCCTCAGCCACCGAAAGCCACCCTCCAGTCTGGGGGTGACCCCAGCTCCTGTGCCCACCTCTCTGGGTCTGCCCCCTGGCCCCTCCAGCTACCTGCTCCCTGGCAGCCTCCCCCTGGGGGGCTGCGgctctacccctcccacccccactgggCTGGCTGCAGCATCTGACAAGCGAGAGGGCAGCAGCAGCTCCGAGGGACGTGGGGACACAGACAAG TATCTGAAGAAGCTGCACACGCAGGAGAGGGCAGTGGAGGAGGTGAAGCTGGCCATCAAGCCGTACTATCAGAAGAAGGACATCACCAAGGAGGAGTACAAGGACATCCTGAGGAAGGCTGTCCACAAG ATCTGCCACAGCAAAAGCGGGGAGATCAACCCAGTGAAGGTGAGCAACTTGGTGCGGGCCTACGTCCAACGCTACCGCTACTTCCGCAAGCATGGCCGCAAGCCGGGGGACCCCCCAGGGCCCCCGCGGCCGCCCAAGGAGCCTGGACCCCCTGACAAGGGTGGCCCAGGCCTGCCCTTGCCCCCTCTCTGA